A genomic stretch from Mycobacterium paraterrae includes:
- a CDS encoding AMP-binding protein, whose amino-acid sequence MAVTEASIAAVLREWARQQPDAPAYTYIDYDVDPNGFRQTLTWSELYGRVQTLAAEISSFGAPGDRAAILAPQGLDYVVGFYAALEAGLVAVPLPVPQFGAHDERASAALQDCAPTVMLTTSAVVDDVNGCARSLPGKAPALIEIDSLDLDAVPDFNAPPAPRTKNAVLQYTSGSTRQPKGVVVTHKNIMANVQQVRDDYFEAEGAVPPSDTTLVSWLPVYHDMGLLLGITGALTMGLHSVLMSPMAFLQRPARWIHEMATNTRVFTAVPNFAFELAARRTTDEDMAGLDLSGVHTILSGSERVHAATIRRFIDRFSQFGFPASSLKPSYGLAEAMVYVNSSGPGRPPTVATFDYEKLSAGHAEACHNENGVELVSVGVPRASTIRIVDPETRTENPAGMVGEIWLHGDNIATGYWRKPQQTQKAFGGQLVDPSPGTPLGPWLRTGDLGTIHDGELYIIGRIKDLLIVDGRNHYPDDIEATTQEISGGRVAAISIEDGRTERLIVIAEMKDKGNTQEMAERLRDVRAQVTSAISKSHGLRVADLVLVPPGSIPITTSGKIRRSSCVEVYQQNDFSRLDSTA is encoded by the coding sequence ATGGCAGTAACCGAAGCTTCTATTGCAGCAGTGCTGCGGGAATGGGCACGGCAGCAACCGGATGCACCGGCCTACACGTACATCGACTACGACGTCGACCCGAACGGCTTCCGCCAGACGCTCACGTGGTCCGAGCTCTATGGCCGCGTGCAGACACTGGCCGCCGAGATTTCCTCGTTCGGCGCTCCGGGTGACCGCGCCGCCATCCTCGCTCCGCAGGGCCTGGACTACGTCGTCGGCTTCTACGCCGCGCTGGAGGCCGGCCTCGTCGCGGTTCCGCTGCCCGTCCCGCAGTTCGGCGCTCACGACGAGCGGGCGTCGGCGGCACTGCAGGACTGCGCCCCCACCGTCATGCTGACCACCTCAGCGGTCGTCGACGACGTCAACGGCTGCGCGCGTTCGCTGCCCGGCAAGGCCCCGGCGCTGATCGAGATCGACAGCCTCGATCTCGACGCGGTGCCCGACTTCAACGCCCCGCCCGCGCCGCGGACCAAGAACGCGGTGCTGCAGTACACCTCGGGCTCGACCCGTCAGCCGAAGGGCGTCGTGGTCACGCACAAGAACATCATGGCCAACGTCCAGCAGGTGCGTGACGACTACTTCGAGGCCGAAGGTGCGGTTCCGCCCTCGGACACCACGTTGGTGTCCTGGCTGCCCGTCTACCACGACATGGGACTGCTGCTCGGCATCACCGGCGCGCTGACCATGGGCCTGCACTCGGTGCTGATGAGCCCGATGGCTTTCCTGCAGCGTCCCGCCCGGTGGATTCATGAGATGGCGACCAACACCCGCGTCTTCACCGCGGTGCCCAACTTCGCCTTCGAGCTGGCCGCACGGCGGACCACCGACGAGGACATGGCCGGGCTCGACCTGTCCGGCGTGCACACCATCCTGTCCGGCAGCGAGCGCGTGCACGCGGCCACCATCCGGCGCTTCATCGACCGGTTCTCGCAGTTCGGCTTCCCGGCCAGCTCGCTCAAGCCGTCGTACGGCCTTGCCGAGGCGATGGTCTACGTGAACTCGTCCGGCCCGGGCCGGCCGCCGACCGTGGCGACCTTCGACTACGAGAAGCTGTCCGCCGGCCACGCCGAGGCCTGCCACAACGAGAACGGAGTTGAACTGGTCAGCGTCGGCGTCCCGCGCGCATCGACCATTCGCATCGTCGATCCGGAGACCCGCACCGAGAATCCTGCCGGCATGGTCGGGGAAATCTGGTTGCACGGCGACAACATCGCCACCGGTTACTGGCGCAAGCCGCAGCAGACCCAGAAAGCCTTCGGTGGTCAGCTCGTCGACCCGTCGCCCGGCACGCCGCTGGGCCCGTGGCTGCGTACCGGTGACCTGGGCACCATCCACGACGGCGAGCTCTATATCATCGGCCGGATCAAGGACCTGCTGATCGTCGACGGGCGTAACCACTACCCCGACGACATCGAGGCGACCACCCAGGAGATCAGCGGCGGCCGTGTCGCGGCGATCTCCATCGAAGACGGTCGTACCGAGCGTCTGATCGTGATCGCGGAGATGAAGGACAAGGGCAACACGCAGGAGATGGCCGAGCGTCTCCGCGATGTGAGAGCGCAAGTGACATCGGCCATTTCGAAGTCGCACGGGCTGCGGGTGGCCGACCTGGTACTGGTTCCGCCCGGCTCCATCCCGATCACCACCAGTGGGAAGATCCGTCGTTCGTCGTGTGTTGAGGTTTACCAACAGAACGACTTCAGCCGTTTGGATTCCACCGCTTAG
- a CDS encoding thioesterase II family protein, which yields MTGQPPKLFIFPHAGGSAEFYVPFAKAFASDIKRVAVRYPGRGGNHDLGSFTTIGDLADKVCQMIKPPVDPEEKIAFFGHSMGGLLAFEVARRFEHEGSPISALFVSAVAAPGHVGYEHVPESDRGLLEAVSEMTGVNPEFLENEEFAASILPTLRGLKAISKYDCPPEEKLSCPISAFLGDDDEVATPEKVRPWVDRTTSEFSMKVFPGHHFYLTEHIAELVSEIEPKILSSTRG from the coding sequence GTGACCGGGCAGCCACCGAAACTTTTCATCTTTCCGCACGCCGGGGGATCGGCAGAGTTTTACGTCCCCTTTGCCAAAGCCTTTGCCAGCGATATCAAACGGGTGGCCGTTCGGTATCCCGGCCGCGGCGGTAATCACGACCTTGGGTCGTTCACCACTATCGGCGATCTGGCCGACAAGGTTTGCCAGATGATCAAGCCGCCGGTCGACCCCGAGGAGAAGATCGCGTTCTTCGGCCACAGCATGGGTGGTCTGCTGGCCTTCGAGGTCGCGCGCAGGTTCGAGCACGAGGGCAGTCCGATTTCGGCGCTGTTCGTCTCGGCGGTCGCCGCGCCGGGTCACGTCGGCTACGAACACGTCCCCGAGTCGGACCGCGGACTCCTAGAGGCGGTGAGCGAGATGACGGGTGTCAATCCCGAGTTTTTGGAGAACGAGGAATTCGCGGCGAGCATCCTGCCGACGCTGCGTGGGCTCAAAGCGATCTCGAAATACGACTGTCCGCCCGAGGAGAAGTTGTCGTGCCCGATCTCAGCCTTCCTCGGCGACGACGACGAAGTGGCCACTCCCGAGAAGGTTCGACCGTGGGTGGACCGCACCACTTCTGAATTCTCTATGAAAGTATTTCCCGGTCACCATTTTTATCTGACCGAGCATATTGCCGAGTTGGTAAGCGAGATCGAACCGAAGATCTTGTCCTCGACGAGAGGTTGA
- a CDS encoding PE family protein, with translation MFVTTQPDVLQGAAGTLAGIGDAMVARNSAAAAPTTALAPAASDLVSAMTAAQFGQHGALYQQIAAQAAEVHEQLVAALRSGAGAYALTEATNVASAH, from the coding sequence ATGTTCGTTACTACACAACCAGACGTGTTGCAGGGGGCTGCGGGCACGTTGGCCGGCATTGGGGATGCCATGGTCGCCCGCAATTCGGCAGCCGCCGCGCCGACGACAGCCTTGGCCCCGGCGGCCTCGGATCTGGTCTCGGCGATGACGGCCGCTCAGTTCGGTCAGCACGGCGCGCTGTACCAGCAGATCGCCGCTCAGGCCGCCGAGGTGCACGAGCAGTTGGTGGCCGCGCTGCGTTCCGGTGCCGGCGCCTACGCGTTGACTGAGGCGACCAACGTCGCATCCGCCCACTAG
- a CDS encoding PPE family protein has translation MSFSLIPPEINSALMYQGAGSGPLLEAATAWDELAADLEATATQYQTAVTNLTTGAWLGPSSAHMASAAEPYIAWLQSTATEAAQTGAQAKAAAAAYQSAYAAMVPPPVIAANRAELATLVSNNFLGQNTGAIAQNEAEYLDMWIQDALGMDTYQVNSTGAASGLPAQTPAPMVTSGAEPAAAAAAAAPAASNGLEAVLVGGIEGFFNLFSGGASGFPTLTSLADLGTYLPAVGTAISVNPSAALLPVQAAYYMGMLGSTPARMFMSSGSGGGATGTLDTLVSMKDSLLDNVGKMIDGKASTVMSGVSGQLSKWGAGIQAGIQAQMANAMHAGGLSVPGAWHTGAPGADMTRAAPLLPSTSVAPPSMMHGLPSSPFSQGLMGALAGRGMSSMGSRVAAKVMPRSPAGG, from the coding sequence ATGAGCTTTTCGCTGATACCGCCTGAGATCAACTCCGCGCTGATGTATCAGGGTGCGGGGTCTGGACCGTTGTTGGAGGCCGCGACGGCGTGGGACGAGTTGGCCGCCGACCTGGAGGCCACCGCCACGCAGTACCAGACCGCCGTCACCAACCTCACCACCGGGGCATGGCTCGGCCCGTCGTCGGCGCACATGGCGTCGGCCGCCGAGCCGTACATCGCCTGGCTGCAGAGCACGGCGACCGAAGCCGCCCAGACGGGGGCACAGGCGAAGGCCGCCGCCGCCGCCTATCAGAGCGCGTACGCGGCGATGGTTCCGCCGCCGGTGATCGCGGCCAACCGGGCCGAGCTGGCCACCTTGGTGTCGAACAACTTCCTCGGCCAGAACACCGGGGCGATCGCCCAGAACGAGGCCGAGTACCTGGACATGTGGATCCAGGACGCGTTGGGCATGGACACCTACCAGGTGAACTCGACCGGAGCGGCGTCAGGTCTGCCCGCCCAGACGCCGGCGCCAATGGTGACGAGCGGGGCCGAGCCAGCAGCTGCGGCCGCCGCGGCCGCGCCGGCCGCATCGAACGGCCTCGAAGCGGTGTTGGTGGGGGGCATCGAGGGCTTTTTCAACTTATTTAGTGGCGGAGCCAGTGGGTTTCCAACGCTGACCTCACTCGCTGACCTGGGGACTTACCTTCCGGCGGTAGGTACGGCGATTTCGGTCAACCCTAGCGCCGCTCTGCTTCCCGTCCAGGCGGCCTACTACATGGGCATGCTCGGCAGCACGCCCGCTCGTATGTTCATGAGCTCGGGAAGCGGCGGTGGCGCGACCGGCACGCTCGACACGCTGGTCAGCATGAAGGACTCGCTGCTCGACAACGTCGGCAAGATGATCGACGGCAAAGCCTCGACCGTGATGAGCGGAGTGAGCGGCCAGCTGAGCAAATGGGGTGCGGGTATCCAGGCCGGTATCCAGGCCCAGATGGCCAACGCGATGCACGCGGGCGGGTTGTCCGTCCCCGGAGCCTGGCACACCGGCGCTCCCGGTGCGGATATGACCCGCGCCGCCCCGCTGCTGCCGTCCACCAGCGTCGCCCCGCCGAGCATGATGCACGGCCTGCCCAGTAGCCCCTTCTCGCAGGGTCTGATGGGTGCGCTCGCGGGACGCGGTATGAGTTCCATGGGCTCGCGTGTCGCTGCCAAGGTGATGCCACGTTCGCCCGCCGGCGGATAA
- a CDS encoding WXG100 family type VII secretion target: MPTRFMTDPHEMRAMAGRFDVHAQTVEDEARKMWASSQNIAGAGWSGTAQATSYDTMGQMNTAFRNIVNMLHGVRDGLIRDANNYEAQEQSSQQILSS, from the coding sequence ATGCCTACTCGTTTTATGACTGACCCGCACGAAATGCGGGCGATGGCGGGACGTTTCGATGTCCACGCCCAGACCGTGGAGGACGAAGCCCGCAAGATGTGGGCCTCGAGCCAGAACATCGCCGGGGCCGGCTGGTCCGGTACCGCTCAGGCCACCAGCTACGACACCATGGGTCAGATGAACACGGCGTTTCGCAACATCGTGAACATGCTGCACGGTGTGCGCGACGGGTTGATCCGCGACGCGAACAACTACGAAGCCCAAGAGCAGTCCAGCCAGCAGATCCTGTCCAGCTAG
- a CDS encoding WXG100 family type VII secretion target, with protein MSISYQFGDVDAHGALIRAQAASLEAEHQAIVRDVLAAGDFWGGSGSVACQEFITQLGRNFQVIYEQANSHGQKVQTAGNNMSSTDSAVGSSWA; from the coding sequence ATGTCGATCAGCTACCAGTTCGGTGACGTCGATGCCCACGGCGCCCTAATCCGCGCCCAGGCCGCTTCCCTGGAGGCCGAGCACCAAGCCATCGTTCGCGATGTGCTGGCTGCCGGTGACTTCTGGGGTGGCTCGGGTTCGGTGGCCTGCCAGGAGTTCATCACCCAGTTGGGCCGCAACTTCCAGGTCATCTACGAACAAGCCAACTCCCACGGCCAGAAGGTCCAGACGGCAGGCAACAACATGTCGTCCACCGACTCCGCCGTCGGATCCAGCTGGGCCTGA
- a CDS encoding DUF4436 domain-containing protein produces the protein MEIKRAWGKTQTIFSVIVATVIGIALYGVFIRAAWHGEEAQPLRVVERLPDAASTEVTLEVEDVESNYSVLQTNLTVLPGAQLLDPVTRSLKEDLTVAVTSVAKPTTITWSKGTFPGVVPVPLTLAGNVELWPFDRYRSGPVSVEVYTGPDHQPFRAAVTFFDQMPGWKVESVRSKRGDLLPTYRIKLHRSAGATAYDIVVLAVLVAIACVAATVSILTIRGRRKFQPPMTTWYAAMLFSVVPLRNSFPGAPPFGSNIDLVLVLWVIVLLVASMLGYIYCWWRDLRPAPTGA, from the coding sequence GTGGAAATCAAACGAGCGTGGGGCAAGACGCAGACGATCTTCTCGGTAATCGTCGCAACCGTCATCGGCATCGCACTCTATGGCGTCTTCATCCGGGCTGCATGGCACGGCGAGGAGGCGCAGCCCCTGCGCGTCGTGGAACGGCTGCCGGATGCTGCGTCGACGGAAGTCACCCTCGAAGTCGAGGACGTCGAGTCGAACTACAGTGTGCTGCAGACCAATTTGACAGTGTTGCCTGGTGCGCAGCTGCTGGATCCAGTAACCCGGAGCCTCAAAGAGGATCTGACGGTCGCGGTCACATCCGTCGCCAAGCCGACCACCATCACCTGGTCAAAAGGCACCTTCCCCGGTGTCGTTCCGGTACCGCTGACGCTGGCGGGCAATGTCGAGCTTTGGCCATTCGACCGTTACCGTTCTGGCCCGGTGAGTGTCGAGGTCTACACCGGGCCTGATCACCAGCCCTTCCGTGCGGCGGTGACGTTCTTCGACCAAATGCCGGGCTGGAAGGTCGAATCCGTGCGGAGTAAGCGGGGTGACCTGTTGCCCACTTACCGCATCAAGTTGCACCGCTCGGCTGGTGCCACGGCTTACGACATCGTCGTCCTCGCGGTCCTGGTGGCCATCGCGTGCGTCGCCGCGACGGTGTCGATATTGACAATTCGCGGCCGTCGTAAGTTCCAGCCGCCCATGACGACTTGGTACGCGGCCATGTTGTTCTCAGTTGTCCCGCTGCGCAACTCGTTTCCCGGCGCTCCTCCTTTTGGCAGCAACATCGACTTGGTGCTCGTGCTCTGGGTCATCGTGCTGCTGGTCGCCTCAATGCTCGGCTACATCTATTGCTGGTGGCGCGATTTGAGGCCCGCGCCCACGGGGGCGTGA
- a CDS encoding PPE family protein produces MDFFALPPEVNSLRIYSGPGSGPLIASATAWQGVASELQWAARAFEAIVTGLTTQAWLGPSSMAMAAAAAPQIQWLTTTAGLAEQTALLAQAAAGAFETAFAMTVPPPVIAANRAQLMTLIATNLLGQNTAAIAATEAQYAEMWAQDVTAMSNYAASSAAATNLTSFASPAADPPANNCGCDDDEEEEELAALNVTQLAGLAVGIVGISIAATNLQRNYYRDYLSDVKDAEKAAKEAQKPAAAGGLGAAALRGFGGAGGNGYRAVTAGVGRGPVLSGLSLPQGWTLPAEIRPVVQALPLKTATAAAPAAQDDEFGNPYTGMALASGIGTGMGSFAGHGVQGVAAGASRPGAVAAANTKTATPTVTPQFAPVTVTNSDAVPVEDTVAQLAAALAAMPGATVVLIPPAAAATD; encoded by the coding sequence ATGGATTTTTTCGCGCTACCGCCTGAGGTGAACTCGCTGCGGATCTACAGCGGCCCGGGGTCCGGACCGCTGATCGCCTCCGCAACCGCATGGCAAGGCGTGGCGTCTGAGTTGCAGTGGGCGGCACGCGCATTCGAAGCCATCGTCACTGGTCTGACGACGCAGGCCTGGCTGGGTCCGTCGTCAATGGCGATGGCCGCTGCGGCCGCGCCGCAGATCCAATGGTTGACAACGACGGCGGGGCTCGCAGAGCAGACCGCGCTGCTCGCCCAGGCCGCCGCGGGCGCGTTCGAGACGGCATTCGCTATGACGGTGCCACCGCCGGTGATCGCCGCCAACCGTGCCCAATTGATGACCTTGATCGCCACCAACCTACTCGGACAGAACACCGCGGCGATTGCAGCTACCGAGGCGCAATACGCCGAGATGTGGGCACAGGACGTTACGGCGATGTCGAATTACGCCGCTTCCTCAGCGGCGGCCACGAACCTGACGTCGTTCGCGTCTCCGGCAGCAGACCCTCCTGCCAATAATTGTGGCTGTGACGATGACGAGGAAGAGGAGGAACTCGCTGCCTTGAACGTGACCCAGCTTGCTGGGTTGGCAGTCGGCATCGTCGGTATCAGCATCGCTGCCACCAATCTGCAGCGGAATTACTATCGGGACTACCTCAGCGACGTCAAGGATGCCGAAAAGGCCGCCAAGGAAGCTCAAAAGCCTGCTGCCGCAGGCGGTCTCGGCGCAGCTGCGTTGCGGGGCTTCGGCGGCGCCGGCGGTAACGGATACCGAGCCGTCACGGCCGGTGTGGGCCGAGGCCCAGTGTTGAGCGGCCTGTCTCTACCGCAGGGGTGGACGCTGCCCGCCGAGATTCGTCCGGTGGTGCAGGCGTTGCCGTTGAAGACGGCTACCGCCGCTGCTCCGGCCGCACAAGACGACGAATTCGGCAATCCCTATACCGGGATGGCGTTGGCCAGCGGAATCGGCACTGGCATGGGAAGTTTCGCCGGCCACGGTGTGCAGGGCGTGGCCGCCGGCGCGAGCCGCCCGGGTGCGGTTGCGGCTGCCAACACGAAGACGGCGACGCCCACCGTCACGCCGCAATTCGCGCCGGTCACCGTGACAAATAGTGATGCGGTCCCGGTAGAGGACACTGTGGCGCAACTGGCGGCTGCGCTGGCCGCGATGCCTGGCGCCACTGTTGTGCTCATTCCGCCGGCGGCCGCGGCGACAGATTGA